The following are encoded together in the Primulina tabacum isolate GXHZ01 chromosome 18, ASM2559414v2, whole genome shotgun sequence genome:
- the LOC142533301 gene encoding protein FAR1-RELATED SEQUENCE 5-like — protein sequence MQENGEVQTENFIVDVLKSKLEVGKIVNTLEEAYLLYCQYARAKRFSVRKGEQRCFSHTDELQSKEFNCSCEGLKDEKRSSKKIPIYQKLLTRTNCKAKLKISRENGGQWRVSRFVEEHNHEMFAQDQTHLLRSARNISHAKKSTLEAMINAGISVSAAVSFMENEACGSENLGFTRKDAYDHMSRLKKHTKVENGDATALIKYLINTANKENYFYWNVQLDDDDRVMNFFFRDYRSAVDYENFGDVLSIDKTYRTNKYNLICAPFVGINHHMQNVMFGLAFMSDETESSFEWLFTTFLDSMNRKQPQTIFSDQCQAMMNAIETVFPHSHHRLCQWHINQNAPSHFGSLNGDSAFKQLWYKCMSYCESEDEFEVTWKYMIDTYNLDDHRWLNGMYRLREKWATAFSSGKFSAGLLATSRSEATNMTLKKTCNKMSSLYEFVMNYAKIQNNWQNKEKTDDTCCRHGKPAQILKNHPLLINAAEVYTIFIYQLFELNWLIL from the coding sequence ATGCAAGAAAATGGAGAGGTACAAACTGAAAACTTCATTGTCGATGTTTTGAAGAGCAAACTAGAAGTGGGTAAGATTGTGAACACTCTTGAAGAAGCTTATTTATTGTATTGTCAATACGCACGTGCCAAGAGATTTAGTGTAAGGAAGGGTGAACAACGATGTTTTTCCCATACTGATGAACTTCAATCAAAGGAATTCAATTGCTCATGTGAAGGTTTGAAAGATGAAAAAAGATCTAGTAAAAAGATTCCAATTTATCAAAAACTGCTCACTAGAACTAATTGTAAAGCCAAACTGAAAATTTCAAGAGAAAATGGGGGTCAATGGAGAGTAAGTAGATTTGTGGAAGAGCATAACCATGAGATGTTTGCACAGGATCAAACTCACTTGTTAAGATCGGCACGCAATATATCACATGCAAAAAAGTCTACTCTAGAAGCTATGATAAATGCTGGAATATCTGTCTCTGCGGCTGTTTCTTTCATGGAAAATGAAGCATGTGGGTCAGAAAATTTGGGTTTTACTAGAAAGGATGCATATGATCATATGAGTCGACTGAAAAAACATACCAAAGTTGAGAATGGAGATGCCACTGCGCTTATTAAATATCTTATAAATACGGCGAATAAAGAGAATTACTTTTACTGGAACGTGCAATTGGATGATGACGATAGGGTGATGAACTTTTTCTTTAGGGACTATAGAAGTGCGGttgattatgaaaattttggtGATGTCTTGTCGATTGATAAAACATATAGAACAAATAAGTATAATTTGATATGTGCTCCATTTGTTGGTATAAATCACCATATGCAGAATGTGATGTTTGGCTTGGCCTTTATGTCAGATGAAACCGAAAGTTcttttgaatggttgtttaCAACATTTCTTGATTCTATGAATAGAAAGCAACCTCAAACTATTTTTTCAGATCAATGTCAAGCTATGATGAATGCCATCGAAACAGTTTTTCCACATTCACATCATCGTTTATGTCAGTGGCATATAAATCAAAATGCTCCTTCACACTTTGGGAGTTTAAATGGAGATTCAGCTTTTAAACAGCTATGGTATAAATGCATGTCTTATTGTGAATCTGAAGATGAATTTGAGGTCACATGGAAATATATGATTGATACATATAATTTGGATGATCATAGATGGTTGAATGGGATGTACAGACTCAGGGAAAAATGGGCTACTGCCTTTAGTAGTGGAAAGTTTAGTGCGGGACTTTTGGCTACTTCGAGGAGTGAGGCCACAAATATGACTTTGAAAAAGACATGTAACAAAATGAGTTCTTTGTATGAATTTGTGATGAATTatgcaaaaattcaaaataattggCAGAATAAGGAAAAGACAGATGATACTTGTTGTCGTCATGGTAAGCCTGCACAgattttgaaaaatcatccattgTTGATTAATGCTGCTGAGGTTTACACGATTTTCATATACCAGttatttgaattgaattggttAATTCTTTGA